A genomic stretch from Mastacembelus armatus chromosome 12, fMasArm1.2, whole genome shotgun sequence includes:
- the rcl1 gene encoding RNA 3'-terminal phosphate cyclase-like protein isoform X1: protein MASHGLVYDGCNFFRQRLVLSTLSGKRVKIKNIRSRDDDPGLRDFEASLIRLLDKVTNGSRIEINQTGTVLFYQPGLLYGGCVEHDCNPQRSIGYYLEALLMLAPFMKTSLKATLRGVTNDPTDPTVDLLKSTALPLMKKFGIDGDGFELKVVKRGMAPGGGGEVVFTCPVRRTIRPVQLTDPGKIKRIRGVAYSVRVSPQMANRIVDSARGVLNHFLPDIYIYTDHMKGANSGKSPGFGLTLVAETLNGCFLSAEMTSTPQGQGDPVLPEDLGRNCAKLLLEEVYRGGCVDSSNQSLALLLMTLGQQDVSKVLLGPLSPYTIEFLRNIRDFFQVMFKIEVKKPSEDERNGGDKVLMTCVGVGYSNISKTLK, encoded by the exons ATGGCAAGCCATGGTCTCGTCTACGACGGGTGTAATTTCTTCAGACAGCGGCTGGTTTTGTCCACACTCAGCGGGAAACGCGTTAAGATTAAAAACATAAGGTCTAGGGACGACGACCCGGGGCTGCGCG ATTTTGAAGCCAGCTTGATCAGACTGCTAGACAAAGTGACCAATGGCTCCAGAATAGAGATTAACCAAACAG GCACTGTGTTATTCTACCAGCCTGGCTTGTTGTATGGAGGCTGTGTAGAACATGACTGTAACCCACAACGTTCGATTGGGTACTATCTGGAAGCCCTGCTCATGCTGGCCCCATTCATGAAGACCTCTCTGAAAGCCACATTGAGAGGAGTGACCAATGACCCTACTGACCCGACG GTTGAcctcctgaagtccacagctctcccactaatGAAAAAATTTGGTATTGATGGAGACGGTTTTGAGCTCAAG GTGGTTAAGAGGGGAATGGCACctggtggaggtggagaggtAGTTTTCACATGCCCTGTCCGCAGAACCATCAGGCCAGTGCAGCTGACTGACCCCGGAAAAATCAAGAGAATCAGAGGAGTGGC ATACTCTGTGCGGGTCTCTCCTCAAATGGCTAACAGGATAGTGGATTCAGCCAGAGGTGTCCTCAACCACTTTCTTCCAGACATCTACATCTATACTGACCACATGAAAGGGGCCAACTCTGGCAA GTCTCCTGGTTTCGGTCTGACACTGGTGGCTGAGACACTGAATGGCTGTTTCCTCAGCGCTGAGATGACATCCACGCCGCAGGGACAGGGAGATCCTGTCTTACCAGAGGACCTCGGTAGGAACTGTGCCAAACTACTTTTGGAAGAGGTATATCGG GGTGGTTGTGTGGATTCATCCAATCAGAGCCTGGCCCTGCTCTTGATGACCCTTGGCCAGCAGGATGTGTCGAAGGTTCTTCTCGGACCCCTCTCCCCATACAC GATCGAGTTCCTCAGAAACATTAGAGATTTCTTCCAGGTCATGTTCAAGATTGAGGTTAAGAAGCCCTCTGAAGACGAAAGGAATGGGGGAGATAAGGTCCTGATGACCTGTGTGGGTGTCGGTTACAGTAACATAAGCAAAAcccttaaataa
- the rcl1 gene encoding RNA 3'-terminal phosphate cyclase-like protein isoform X2 yields the protein MSEIRSLLHLLFHLLDPVCSDFEASLIRLLDKVTNGSRIEINQTGTVLFYQPGLLYGGCVEHDCNPQRSIGYYLEALLMLAPFMKTSLKATLRGVTNDPTDPTVDLLKSTALPLMKKFGIDGDGFELKVVKRGMAPGGGGEVVFTCPVRRTIRPVQLTDPGKIKRIRGVAYSVRVSPQMANRIVDSARGVLNHFLPDIYIYTDHMKGANSGKSPGFGLTLVAETLNGCFLSAEMTSTPQGQGDPVLPEDLGRNCAKLLLEEVYRGGCVDSSNQSLALLLMTLGQQDVSKVLLGPLSPYTIEFLRNIRDFFQVMFKIEVKKPSEDERNGGDKVLMTCVGVGYSNISKTLK from the exons ATGAGTGAAATCAGAAGTTTATTGCACTTATTGTTCCACTTGCTTGATCCAGTATGTTCTG ATTTTGAAGCCAGCTTGATCAGACTGCTAGACAAAGTGACCAATGGCTCCAGAATAGAGATTAACCAAACAG GCACTGTGTTATTCTACCAGCCTGGCTTGTTGTATGGAGGCTGTGTAGAACATGACTGTAACCCACAACGTTCGATTGGGTACTATCTGGAAGCCCTGCTCATGCTGGCCCCATTCATGAAGACCTCTCTGAAAGCCACATTGAGAGGAGTGACCAATGACCCTACTGACCCGACG GTTGAcctcctgaagtccacagctctcccactaatGAAAAAATTTGGTATTGATGGAGACGGTTTTGAGCTCAAG GTGGTTAAGAGGGGAATGGCACctggtggaggtggagaggtAGTTTTCACATGCCCTGTCCGCAGAACCATCAGGCCAGTGCAGCTGACTGACCCCGGAAAAATCAAGAGAATCAGAGGAGTGGC ATACTCTGTGCGGGTCTCTCCTCAAATGGCTAACAGGATAGTGGATTCAGCCAGAGGTGTCCTCAACCACTTTCTTCCAGACATCTACATCTATACTGACCACATGAAAGGGGCCAACTCTGGCAA GTCTCCTGGTTTCGGTCTGACACTGGTGGCTGAGACACTGAATGGCTGTTTCCTCAGCGCTGAGATGACATCCACGCCGCAGGGACAGGGAGATCCTGTCTTACCAGAGGACCTCGGTAGGAACTGTGCCAAACTACTTTTGGAAGAGGTATATCGG GGTGGTTGTGTGGATTCATCCAATCAGAGCCTGGCCCTGCTCTTGATGACCCTTGGCCAGCAGGATGTGTCGAAGGTTCTTCTCGGACCCCTCTCCCCATACAC GATCGAGTTCCTCAGAAACATTAGAGATTTCTTCCAGGTCATGTTCAAGATTGAGGTTAAGAAGCCCTCTGAAGACGAAAGGAATGGGGGAGATAAGGTCCTGATGACCTGTGTGGGTGTCGGTTACAGTAACATAAGCAAAAcccttaaataa
- the ak3 gene encoding GTP:AMP phosphotransferase AK3, mitochondrial isoform X1, producing MVMQKIFRAVIMGPPGSGKGTVSGRISKTFGLKHLSSGDILRANINARTELGLLMKSCIDQGQLVPDDVMSRLILSDLRAMGRSSWLLDGFPRTVFQAEALDDAYIVDTVINLNVPFETIKQRLTSRWTHLPSGRIYNIDFNPPKVPGFDDVTGDPLVQRDDDTPETVTRRLAAYKTQTEPVLEFYRSKGVLETFSGTETNQIWPHIEAFFHRKLSSYNHRVA from the exons ATGGTTATGCAAAAGATTTTCCGTGCCGTTATCATGGGACCGCCGGGGTCGGGGAAAGGAACCGTGTCGGGGCGCATAAGCAAAACTTTTGGACTGAAACACCTCTCTAGTGGGGACATTTTAAGAGCCAACATCAACGCCAGAACTG agCTCGGCCTGTTGATGAAGTCCTGTATTGATCAGGGTCAGCTGGTACCTGATGACGTCATGTCTCGTCTCATCCTGAGTGACCTGAGAGCAATGGGGCGGAGCAGCTGGCTGCTCGATG GTTTCCCTCGTACAGTATTCCAGGCAGAGGCTCTGGATGACGCCTACATTGTGGATACGGTCATCAACCTCAACGTACCATTTGAGACCATCAAGCAGAGACTAACCTCTCGCTGGACTCACCTTCCCAGTGGCAGAATCTACAACATTGATTTCAACCCACCTAAAGTCCCA GGTTTCGATGATGTGACAGGGGACCCTCTGGTCCAGAGGGATGACGACACACCAGAGACGGTCACGCGGAGACTGGCTGCctataaaacacagacagagcctGTCTTAGAGTTCTACAG GAGTAAAGGTGTGCTAGAGACATTCTCTGGGACAGAAACCAACCAGATTTGGCCACACATCGAGGCTTTCTTCCACAGAAAACTCTCTTCCTACAATCACAGAGTTGcatag
- the ak3 gene encoding GTP:AMP phosphotransferase AK3, mitochondrial isoform X2, which produces MKECGFTSAGQELLELGLLMKSCIDQGQLVPDDVMSRLILSDLRAMGRSSWLLDGFPRTVFQAEALDDAYIVDTVINLNVPFETIKQRLTSRWTHLPSGRIYNIDFNPPKVPGFDDVTGDPLVQRDDDTPETVTRRLAAYKTQTEPVLEFYRSKGVLETFSGTETNQIWPHIEAFFHRKLSSYNHRVA; this is translated from the exons ATGAAGGAGTGTGGTTTTACATCAGCAGGACAGGAACTGCTAG agCTCGGCCTGTTGATGAAGTCCTGTATTGATCAGGGTCAGCTGGTACCTGATGACGTCATGTCTCGTCTCATCCTGAGTGACCTGAGAGCAATGGGGCGGAGCAGCTGGCTGCTCGATG GTTTCCCTCGTACAGTATTCCAGGCAGAGGCTCTGGATGACGCCTACATTGTGGATACGGTCATCAACCTCAACGTACCATTTGAGACCATCAAGCAGAGACTAACCTCTCGCTGGACTCACCTTCCCAGTGGCAGAATCTACAACATTGATTTCAACCCACCTAAAGTCCCA GGTTTCGATGATGTGACAGGGGACCCTCTGGTCCAGAGGGATGACGACACACCAGAGACGGTCACGCGGAGACTGGCTGCctataaaacacagacagagcctGTCTTAGAGTTCTACAG GAGTAAAGGTGTGCTAGAGACATTCTCTGGGACAGAAACCAACCAGATTTGGCCACACATCGAGGCTTTCTTCCACAGAAAACTCTCTTCCTACAATCACAGAGTTGcatag
- the ak3 gene encoding GTP:AMP phosphotransferase AK3, mitochondrial isoform X3, which yields MKSCIDQGQLVPDDVMSRLILSDLRAMGRSSWLLDGFPRTVFQAEALDDAYIVDTVINLNVPFETIKQRLTSRWTHLPSGRIYNIDFNPPKVPGFDDVTGDPLVQRDDDTPETVTRRLAAYKTQTEPVLEFYRSKGVLETFSGTETNQIWPHIEAFFHRKLSSYNHRVA from the exons ATGAAGTCCTGTATTGATCAGGGTCAGCTGGTACCTGATGACGTCATGTCTCGTCTCATCCTGAGTGACCTGAGAGCAATGGGGCGGAGCAGCTGGCTGCTCGATG GTTTCCCTCGTACAGTATTCCAGGCAGAGGCTCTGGATGACGCCTACATTGTGGATACGGTCATCAACCTCAACGTACCATTTGAGACCATCAAGCAGAGACTAACCTCTCGCTGGACTCACCTTCCCAGTGGCAGAATCTACAACATTGATTTCAACCCACCTAAAGTCCCA GGTTTCGATGATGTGACAGGGGACCCTCTGGTCCAGAGGGATGACGACACACCAGAGACGGTCACGCGGAGACTGGCTGCctataaaacacagacagagcctGTCTTAGAGTTCTACAG GAGTAAAGGTGTGCTAGAGACATTCTCTGGGACAGAAACCAACCAGATTTGGCCACACATCGAGGCTTTCTTCCACAGAAAACTCTCTTCCTACAATCACAGAGTTGcatag
- the anxa3b gene encoding annexin A3b, whose translation MGVACSTYLKGVAIFGILFTFSFDTSPIQSQFEPFLITAMSAWDDLDLLLDSPSPLTVTASTKGTVKDNANFKVEDDVSALRKALEGLGTTEKTLIEVLTQRSNAQRQLIAKAYEKTTGRTLVADLKGDTHGDFEDLLVALVTPPGVYDSQEVIGAIKGPGTTESILTEIFASRSNKQIIALSEAYLAKTGRSVIHDLRSEVSGDYGKALLILAEGKRDESTNVDAAKAKADAKALYEAGEKKWGTDEGKFIDILCHRSVPQLRQTLVEYKNISKKNLQESIESEMSGDLENLLVAVVKCVMSTPAYFAEMLYKSMKGVGTTESILTRILVSRSEVDLMDIRAEYKRLYGHSLYSQIESDVSGCYGDTLKRLCGQD comes from the exons ATGGGCGTTGCCTGCTCAACTTATCTGAAAGGTGTGGCGATTTTTGGCATTCTGTTCACTTTTTCCTTCGACACCAGTCCAATCCAATCTCAG tTTGAGCCTTTCCTGATTACAGCCATGTCTGCTTGG GATGATCTGGACCTGCTCTTAGACTCCCCTTCCCCACTGACTGTGACA GCTAGTACCAAGGGAACTGTGAAGGACAATGCAAACTTTAAAGTGGAAGATGATGTGTCTGCACTAAGGAAGGCCTTAGAGGGTCTTG GGACAACAGAAAAGACACTAATTGAAGTGTTGACCCAGAGAAGTAACGCTCAACGTCAACTTATTGCAAAGGCTTATGAGAAAACCACAGGAAGG ACATTAGTGGCTGACCTGAAGGGCGACACCCATGGAGACTTTGAGGACTTGTTAGTAGCTTTGGTAACACCACCTGGTGTCTATGACAGCCAGGAAGTCATCGGAGCCATCAAG GGTCCAGGGACCACAGAAAGTATCCTGACAGAAATCTTTGCTTCAAGATCCAACAAACAGATCATCGCTCTCTCCGAGGCATATCTGGCAA AAACGGGAAGATCAGTGATTCATGACCTTCGGTCAGAGGTATCTGGAGATTATGGCAAAGCCCTCCTCATCTTGGCTGAG GGGAAGAGAGACGAGAGCACCAATGTCGATGCTGCCAAAGCTAAAGCAGATGCAAAG GCTCTGTATGAAGCAGGAGAGAAGAAGTGGGGAACTGATGAGGGCAAGTTTATCGACATCTTGTGCCACAGGAGCGTTCCCCAGCTTCGTCAAA CTCTGGTTGAGTATAAGAATATTAGCAAGAAGAATCTGCAGGAGAGCATTGAGAGTGAGATGTCTGGAGACCTGGAGAATCTGCTAGTGGCTGTTG TTAAATGTGTGATGAGCACTCCTGCATACTTCGCTGAGATGCTTTACAAGAGCATGAAG GGTGTAGGGACCACTGAGTCCATTCTGACCAGGATACTGGTCAGTCGCTCAGAGGTTGACTTGATGGACATCAGAGCTGAGTACAAGAGGCTGTATGGACATTCTCTCTACTCCCAGATAGAG TCTGACGTGTCGGGTTGTTATGGTGACACCCTTAAGCGTCTTTGTGGCCAAGACTAA